From Primulina huaijiensis isolate GDHJ02 unplaced genomic scaffold, ASM1229523v2 scaffold17361, whole genome shotgun sequence, a single genomic window includes:
- the LOC140965970 gene encoding protein FAR1-RELATED SEQUENCE 5-like: protein MNFFFRDYRCEVDYEYFGDVLSIDTTYRTNKYNLICASFVGINHHLQNVLFGLAFMSDETQSSFEWLFATFLDSMNGRQPQTIFSDQCQAMMNVIETIFPLSHHRLCQWHINQNDPSHFGSLNGDSVFKGLWYKYMNHWLNDMYKLKKKWSTAFMNGRFSAGLLATSRNEVTNMVLKKAGNKMSSLYDFVLNYEKIQNNWREREKTEDTRCRHGNPAQILKNHPLLINASNVYTMSIYLLFEVEMINSLNCKSVEPPSCFGNDWNWIQIKVHSHDDNSRVRYVVFNKQSHEINCSCHKFETMGILCKHALMVFNCMDVTVIPECYILKRWMKNVRNRVTFDFDQSRRGGASHVSEMVFVNEIMRSTYDLTQPSKSHEEARKILYGLVDSAKDEISNLVSKLSVDDETQCDDIRSFGVCIGNPLTAKAKGVTNVNITRH from the exons ATGAATTTTTTCTTTAGGGACTATAGATGCGAGGttgattatgaatattttgGTGATGTCCTGTCGATTGATACAACATATagaacaaataaatataatttaatatgtgcCTCATTTGTTGGTATAAATCACCATTTGCAGAATGTATTGTTTGGCTTGGCCTTTATGTCAGATGAAACTCAAAGTTCTTTTGAATGGTTGTTTGCAACATTTCTTGATTCTATGAATGGACGACAACCACAAACTATCTTTTCAGACCAATGTCAAGCCATGATGAATGTCATAGAAACAATTTTTCCACTTTCACATCATCGTTTATGTCAATGGCATATAAATCAAAATGATCCTTCACATTTTGGGAGTTTAAATGGTGATTCTGTTTTTAAAGGATTGTGGtataaatacatgaatcatt GGTTGAATGATATGTACAAGCTTAAGAAGAAATGGTCTACTGCTTTTATGAATGGAAGGTTTAGTGCGGGACTTTTGGCTACTTCAAGAAATGAAGTCACGAATATGGTTTTGAAAAAGGCAGGTAACAAAATGAGTTCTTTGTATGACTTTGTGCTAAATTATGAGAAGATTCAAAATAACTGGCGGGAAAGGGAGAAGACTGAAGATACTCGTTGTCGCCATGGTAATCCTGCACAGATATTGAAAAACCATCCATTGTTGATTAATGCTTCTAATGTTTATACGATGTCTATATATCTTCTATTCGAAGTTGAAATGATTAATTCATTGAATTGCAAATCGGTTGAACCACCATCTTGTTTTGGTAATGATTGGAATTGGATTCAAATCAAAGTACATTCTCATGATGATAATTCAAGGGTTCGATATGTGGTGTTCAATAAGCAGAGTCATGAAATAAATTGCAGTTGTCATAAGTTTGAGACAATGGGGATTTTGTGTAAGCATGCTTTGATGGTGTTTAATTGTATGGATGTCACTGTTATACCAGAATGTTATATTTTGAAGAGGTGGATGAAGAATGTAAGAAATAGAGTTACATTTGACTTTGACCAAAGTCGAAGGGGTGGTGCTAGTCATGTATCTGAAATGGTGTTTGTCAATGAAATAATGAGATCAACCTATGATCTAACTCAACCGAGCAAATCTCATGAGGAGGCAAGAAAAATCTTATACGGATTGGTTGACAGTGCAAAAGATGAAATCTCTAACCTTGTATCAAAGTTAAGTGTAGATGATGAGACACAATGTGATGACATTCGAAGTTTTGGAGTTTGCATCGGTAACCCACTTACTGCTAAAGCCAAAGGAGTTACTAATGTTAATATTACACGACACTAG